One window from the genome of Corynebacterium sp. SCR221107 encodes:
- a CDS encoding TRAP transporter large permease subunit, with protein MGIVALVVFIAIAVIVNVFLKREISEALLVGLIGVALVGGKDAPQLLWHGITTAGKSEVTFAGMAFVFMGIIVQSTGLIDRLITILNSIFGRLRGGAAYVSTLGSAMIGLIAGSTAGNSATVGSVTIPWMKQTGWSSERAATLVAGNSGLGVALPPNSTMFIILALPAAAGASSSSVYVALACAGAYAVLYRLAVVFMWSRKDAVPRTPAAEIVPFLGALKNGWRSPLIFLGIIIPVMVTIGPLARWLGEEHRVGADGIKSISIIVWVPILITLIALVEGANRINQNRAHFAAQIKRDLPSFATVGISLFSALAAATIMEELGVGPQLSDALNSMSLPKWLMIVAVCILSVIVATPLSSTATAAAIGAPAVAALTAVGIDPTIAIVVILLCTSTEGASPPVGAPIYLSSAIAEANPTKMFVPLIIYFVLPMILLAWLVGMGWLPVYVPEVL; from the coding sequence ATGGGAATTGTTGCGCTTGTCGTGTTCATCGCCATCGCGGTGATCGTCAACGTGTTTCTCAAGCGCGAGATCTCCGAGGCGCTGCTCGTGGGGCTCATCGGCGTGGCGCTGGTGGGCGGCAAAGACGCGCCGCAGCTGTTGTGGCACGGGATAACAACAGCGGGAAAATCCGAGGTGACCTTCGCGGGCATGGCCTTTGTGTTTATGGGCATCATCGTGCAGTCAACCGGGCTGATCGACCGGCTCATCACCATCTTGAACTCGATCTTCGGCAGGCTCCGCGGTGGCGCGGCCTATGTGTCGACGCTGGGTTCGGCCATGATCGGCCTGATTGCGGGATCGACCGCGGGCAACTCCGCCACCGTGGGCTCGGTTACCATCCCCTGGATGAAACAAACCGGCTGGTCCAGCGAACGCGCGGCCACCTTGGTGGCAGGTAACTCCGGCCTGGGCGTTGCCCTGCCGCCGAACTCCACGATGTTTATCATCCTGGCGCTGCCCGCCGCCGCCGGCGCAAGCTCCTCGTCGGTGTATGTGGCGCTGGCCTGCGCCGGCGCATACGCCGTGCTCTACCGCCTGGCCGTGGTGTTTATGTGGTCGCGGAAGGACGCGGTGCCGCGCACGCCCGCCGCGGAGATCGTCCCCTTCCTGGGTGCGCTGAAAAACGGATGGCGCTCGCCGCTGATCTTCTTAGGCATCATTATCCCCGTCATGGTGACCATCGGTCCGCTGGCCCGCTGGCTCGGCGAGGAGCATCGCGTGGGGGCCGATGGCATCAAGTCGATCTCGATTATCGTGTGGGTGCCCATCCTCATCACCCTCATCGCGCTGGTCGAGGGTGCCAATCGCATTAACCAAAACCGGGCGCACTTTGCCGCGCAGATCAAGCGGGATCTGCCCAGCTTTGCCACCGTCGGCATCTCCTTGTTCTCGGCGCTGGCTGCGGCGACCATCATGGAAGAACTTGGCGTGGGCCCGCAGCTGTCGGATGCGCTTAACTCCATGTCCCTGCCGAAGTGGCTCATGATTGTGGCTGTGTGCATCCTGTCGGTCATCGTCGCGACACCGCTGTCCTCCACGGCGACGGCTGCGGCCATCGGCGCGCCCGCGGTGGCGGCGCTGACCGCCGTGGGCATCGACCCCACCATCGCGATCGTGGTGATCTTGCTGTGCACCTCCACCGAAGGGGCCTCGCCGCCGGTGGGTGCGCCGATCTACCTCTCCTCCGCCATCGCGGAGGCCAACCCCACCAAGATGTTTGTCCCGCTCATCATCTACTTTGTCTTGCCGATGATCCTGCTTGCCTGGCTGGTGGGCATGGGATGGTTGCCAGTGTATGTACCGGAGGTGCTCTAG
- a CDS encoding DUF3800 domain-containing protein, with product MLLAYIDEIGSTGAFIHPSHPRFSDSPAFGYGGFIIPEENAREFGAYFAERKKEFFRNEIPADTDPGRWEKKGSDLLFARVAEEMPQNLRLLGSLISKLKRLDGNLFYYAEEKPIGSPKETNCGPAEFRMREETAMRETLNRIARHADFHDSRVLVMMDQINEKSRIQRLPTMYAHILGRASEHREMKRIIEPPMHIDSGLSTNIQFADWICSLAKRAIEFQLVEDSRYNWIPKAKQLSTARGSFTYESKLRLHFRAVDDLNHSEILYPTRPLFDSIPSGTLHEENMRKLARVRAATLRDLNQ from the coding sequence ATGTTGCTGGCATACATTGATGAAATCGGCAGTACCGGTGCTTTCATTCATCCAAGTCACCCCCGCTTCAGTGACAGCCCTGCATTTGGGTATGGAGGCTTCATTATCCCTGAAGAAAATGCCCGCGAGTTTGGCGCCTATTTTGCTGAGCGTAAGAAGGAATTCTTCAGGAACGAAATCCCTGCAGATACTGATCCCGGTCGGTGGGAAAAGAAAGGCTCTGACCTTCTATTCGCGCGTGTTGCCGAGGAAATGCCTCAAAACCTTCGCCTATTGGGTTCTCTAATCTCAAAGCTGAAGCGCCTTGACGGCAATTTATTCTACTATGCCGAAGAAAAGCCGATAGGTAGCCCAAAAGAAACAAACTGTGGACCTGCGGAATTCAGAATGCGGGAAGAAACTGCCATGCGTGAAACACTTAACCGTATCGCGCGCCACGCCGACTTCCACGACTCACGTGTTCTGGTAATGATGGATCAGATCAATGAAAAGTCACGTATCCAACGATTACCCACAATGTATGCGCACATCTTGGGGCGGGCTTCGGAACACAGGGAAATGAAAAGAATTATCGAGCCACCCATGCACATCGACAGTGGCCTGTCTACAAACATCCAATTCGCAGATTGGATTTGTTCTCTCGCGAAGCGAGCGATCGAGTTCCAGCTTGTAGAAGACTCACGTTACAACTGGATCCCGAAGGCAAAACAACTCTCTACCGCCCGTGGGTCCTTTACTTATGAGTCTAAACTCAGACTGCATTTTCGTGCTGTCGACGACCTCAACCACTCTGAGATCCTGTATCCCACTCGTCCGCTTTTTGATTCAATTCCCAGTGGAACACTCCACGAAGAAAATATGCGCAAATTAGCCCGCGTCAGAGCCGCTACCCTAAGAGATTTGAATCAGTAA
- a CDS encoding GntR family transcriptional regulator — protein sequence MDYVRDGVAQGTMVPGQWYSVYKLASELDISRSPVRDGLLRLEEAGLISFTRNRGFQIVPTNPADVAELFALRLGIEPPAAYRAARQRTPAQLAEAHRLVEAMTQAAGRGDERTFFAHDRALHHQILVMGGARRGVAIVDRIRDNTVLLGHSTAGRSRSLADILAEHQPIIEAIERGDGLIAAAAMRSHLGSTGRLLLAQAAHTAGLDEQATATIWADYTAGLL from the coding sequence ATGGATTATGTGCGCGACGGGGTAGCGCAGGGAACCATGGTTCCCGGCCAGTGGTACTCGGTGTACAAGCTCGCCAGCGAGCTAGACATCTCCCGCTCGCCCGTGCGCGACGGACTACTCCGGCTCGAAGAAGCGGGCCTGATCTCCTTCACCCGCAATCGGGGCTTCCAGATCGTGCCTACCAATCCCGCCGATGTCGCCGAGCTTTTTGCCCTGCGCCTGGGCATCGAGCCGCCCGCCGCCTACCGCGCCGCACGCCAGCGCACCCCCGCCCAGCTGGCGGAGGCCCACCGCCTGGTCGAGGCGATGACGCAGGCCGCAGGCCGCGGCGATGAGCGCACATTTTTCGCCCACGACCGGGCCCTTCACCACCAGATCCTGGTAATGGGCGGCGCCCGCCGCGGCGTCGCCATCGTCGACCGCATCCGCGACAACACCGTGCTCCTTGGCCACTCAACGGCGGGTAGGAGCCGTTCGCTTGCCGATATCCTGGCCGAACATCAGCCGATCATCGAGGCCATCGAGCGCGGCGACGGGCTCATCGCGGCCGCCGCGATGCGTAGCCACCTGGGCTCCACCGGCAGGCTGTTGCTTGCCCAGGCCGCGCACACGGCCGGGCTCGATGAGCAGGCCACCGCCACGATCTGGGCCGACTACACCGCGGGGCTGCTCTAG
- a CDS encoding plasmid pRiA4b ORF-3 family protein, with protein sequence MPSLRINAELIDATHPVQRVLDIPEETTLFGMHLLLQEAFTWEDVHLHVFDCGSTRYSNAPEQLGAQHEDDLLVSSLLTEIGAQMRYTYDLGDDWAIQLTLVGTDRRPRKKATLVDAYGVAPREDVGGVHVWDQMLDDIDLAAQGRFDEVENLEAIELNFPGMSSLELKFNLLMLNDQELTRIGNRIKRVEVTAVPEESEAFFNPAEAVIASLRDLVENQGLSPEDAIAQYNQQFDVPTANTPFDDFDPFDDDSDDFFDNLSFESSFLEDELVAKRLYKNAVKNGVVNAIAEHFNSPLVTEMVRRQLADTKEFSDAHAHLVGSRIQDVLRTMLKKRPLEKKAREIVKILDLDPDLITPAELWMTFSGFFLCARVADASIDSLLATDTTTRMLALSPAEFAREFTTMLPDEQGEQYITSILALLYYAYNRDAARSLAVVHGTDPDQEIEAFLMDAIDTYFGLDDADRAEEKADEFLSRFQFEIEPFKLLLPFVDSPFAPGDYREPPAMVAFARECLRNLDPRWLLPTSMGETRNP encoded by the coding sequence GTGCCTTCCTTGAGAATCAATGCCGAGCTTATCGATGCCACCCACCCTGTTCAGCGCGTGCTTGACATTCCCGAAGAGACCACGCTTTTCGGAATGCATCTGCTGCTACAAGAGGCGTTTACGTGGGAAGATGTCCATCTTCACGTCTTTGATTGCGGTTCCACCCGGTACTCCAACGCACCGGAGCAGCTGGGCGCGCAGCACGAGGATGACCTGCTGGTGTCCTCCCTCCTCACTGAGATCGGGGCGCAGATGCGCTATACCTATGACCTCGGCGATGATTGGGCGATTCAGTTAACCCTTGTCGGCACAGACCGTCGCCCGCGCAAGAAGGCTACGCTTGTCGACGCCTACGGTGTCGCACCCAGGGAAGACGTCGGCGGCGTCCACGTCTGGGATCAGATGCTTGATGATATCGATCTCGCGGCGCAGGGACGCTTCGATGAGGTGGAGAACCTTGAGGCCATTGAGCTGAACTTTCCGGGAATGAGCTCACTGGAACTCAAATTTAATCTCTTGATGCTCAATGATCAGGAACTCACCCGGATAGGAAACCGAATCAAGCGGGTGGAGGTGACCGCGGTGCCCGAGGAATCCGAAGCCTTCTTCAACCCGGCGGAGGCCGTCATTGCCAGCTTGCGCGACTTGGTCGAAAACCAGGGGCTTTCGCCGGAAGACGCCATCGCCCAGTACAACCAGCAGTTTGATGTGCCGACTGCGAATACCCCTTTCGATGACTTCGATCCTTTTGACGACGATTCCGACGATTTCTTCGATAATCTCTCATTTGAAAGCTCCTTCCTGGAGGATGAGCTGGTTGCCAAGCGCCTGTACAAGAATGCGGTGAAAAATGGCGTCGTCAACGCCATCGCTGAGCATTTCAATAGTCCCCTGGTCACTGAGATGGTGCGCCGCCAGTTGGCGGACACAAAGGAGTTTTCCGACGCGCACGCGCACCTTGTGGGTTCACGGATCCAGGACGTGCTGCGCACGATGTTAAAGAAGCGTCCTTTGGAAAAGAAGGCCCGCGAAATAGTAAAGATCCTCGATTTGGATCCTGACCTCATCACGCCGGCCGAGTTGTGGATGACCTTCTCGGGCTTCTTTCTTTGCGCTCGGGTCGCCGATGCGTCCATCGATTCCCTGCTAGCTACCGACACCACCACACGGATGCTGGCGCTTAGCCCTGCGGAGTTTGCCCGGGAATTCACCACGATGCTTCCCGACGAACAGGGCGAACAATACATCACGTCCATCTTGGCCCTGCTCTACTATGCCTACAACCGCGATGCTGCACGCAGCCTCGCCGTGGTGCATGGCACCGACCCGGATCAGGAAATTGAAGCGTTCCTCATGGACGCCATCGATACCTACTTCGGCCTCGACGACGCGGACAGGGCCGAAGAAAAAGCCGATGAGTTTCTCTCGCGATTCCAATTCGAGATCGAGCCATTCAAGCTCCTGCTCCCGTTCGTCGATAGCCCCTTCGCACCAGGCGATTACCGGGAACCGCCCGCAATGGTCGCCTTCGCACGCGAGTGCCTGCGCAACCTCGACCCTCGCTGGCTATTGCCGACCTCAATGGGCGAAACTCGGAATCCCTAA
- a CDS encoding DNA/RNA helicase domain-containing protein, which produces MPTKKTFPKPKVVVKEIDYSNEALASLLDPLQNGELSAETRELIAEYPTVYVISSEEGQKTSFRSYVGETNNIVQRTKTHLVSDPRSASQSQREKWTYFRESKSSRLHIIGHNYFNKSLTLDIEDKMMLYLTSSESSHSVDSDLRESANARRNSQGKYFTSNFVDEIFSQIWRQLNLLDSDLFPAEKIIRDSALFKASPFHRLTQEQLEAKALILNAIENKLTDTAPSEEGNLIFVEGAAGTGKTVLLSSIFFELAQGSAFESNQIELQNLDCYLLCNHHEQLRVYEEISEKLGISRKDEERVLRPTRFINKHSSEDKVDVVLVDEGHLLLTQGDQGYKGKNHLKDLLERARLVICIFDPLQILNRKGYVTTSQIDEIRHSANTTRIELSQQMRVSSLKATNWIRSFVDEGQITEFPDDYDLRVFDDPQELYSSISEKASEVEHGLSRLLATYDWEWKSKKPEDGGTWDVVIGDFRMPWNYALKPERTLSKSAWAEQPQTINEVGSTFTIQGFDLNYAGVILGESVKWDESTQRVITDKSKSFNKNATSKRTIGDTTVDVSDELLRNELNVLLTRGVHGLYIYAVDPALRAKLLEFQAQSTPGS; this is translated from the coding sequence ATGCCTACCAAGAAGACTTTTCCCAAACCAAAGGTCGTAGTCAAAGAAATCGACTACTCTAACGAGGCTCTTGCTTCACTGTTAGATCCACTGCAAAATGGCGAACTATCTGCCGAGACACGCGAGCTCATTGCTGAGTATCCAACCGTCTATGTTATTTCAAGTGAAGAAGGTCAAAAGACTTCTTTCCGATCTTACGTTGGAGAAACCAACAACATCGTTCAGCGAACCAAGACTCACCTCGTCTCTGACCCACGCTCCGCTTCCCAATCTCAGCGGGAAAAGTGGACCTACTTCCGAGAAAGCAAGTCAAGCCGCCTACATATCATTGGCCATAATTACTTCAACAAGTCGCTTACCCTAGACATTGAAGACAAGATGATGCTCTATTTAACAAGCTCAGAATCATCGCACTCTGTTGACTCTGATCTACGGGAGTCTGCGAATGCACGGCGAAACTCTCAGGGAAAGTACTTTACCAGCAATTTTGTTGATGAAATTTTTTCGCAAATTTGGAGACAACTTAATCTTCTTGACTCAGATCTATTCCCCGCCGAGAAGATTATTCGGGACTCAGCACTATTTAAAGCTTCACCCTTTCACCGCCTCACCCAAGAACAATTAGAAGCAAAAGCGCTTATTCTCAATGCTATAGAGAATAAGTTGACAGATACAGCTCCAAGTGAGGAAGGCAATCTCATTTTTGTTGAGGGAGCAGCTGGAACTGGCAAAACGGTATTACTGAGCAGCATTTTCTTTGAGCTAGCACAAGGAAGTGCTTTTGAAAGCAATCAAATCGAACTGCAAAATTTGGATTGCTACCTACTTTGCAATCATCACGAACAACTACGTGTTTATGAGGAAATCTCCGAAAAGCTTGGTATTTCCAGAAAAGACGAAGAACGAGTTCTTCGCCCCACTCGATTCATTAATAAGCATTCATCTGAGGATAAGGTAGATGTCGTCTTGGTCGATGAGGGGCACTTACTACTAACTCAAGGAGATCAGGGTTACAAAGGCAAGAATCATCTAAAGGATTTACTCGAGAGAGCACGACTGGTGATTTGCATTTTTGATCCGCTGCAAATTCTCAATAGAAAAGGGTACGTGACAACCAGCCAAATCGACGAGATTAGGCACAGCGCAAATACCACCCGAATCGAGCTAAGTCAGCAAATGCGAGTTTCCTCTTTAAAGGCAACAAATTGGATTCGAAGCTTCGTTGACGAAGGACAAATCACCGAGTTTCCGGATGACTATGACTTGCGCGTCTTTGATGATCCACAGGAACTCTATTCTTCGATTTCCGAAAAGGCATCAGAAGTTGAGCATGGACTTTCCCGTCTTCTCGCTACCTACGATTGGGAATGGAAAAGCAAGAAACCTGAAGATGGTGGAACTTGGGATGTCGTGATTGGGGATTTTCGAATGCCCTGGAACTACGCTTTGAAGCCAGAACGAACCCTTTCAAAGAGTGCATGGGCTGAACAGCCACAAACAATTAACGAAGTTGGTTCTACATTCACCATCCAAGGTTTTGATCTCAACTACGCTGGCGTCATTCTTGGGGAGTCGGTCAAATGGGACGAATCTACCCAGCGCGTCATCACGGACAAGAGCAAGTCCTTTAACAAGAATGCGACTTCCAAGAGGACAATCGGTGACACCACGGTGGATGTCTCAGACGAGTTGCTGAGAAATGAGTTGAACGTGCTTCTCACTCGAGGGGTCCATGGCCTCTACATCTACGCAGTTGATCCCGCACTCAGAGCCAAGCTCCTTGAATTTCAGGCTCAATCAACTCCTGGCTCTTAG